Proteins encoded by one window of Paraburkholderia terrae:
- a CDS encoding recombinase-like helix-turn-helix domain-containing protein produces MKEAVVNFNPFLKPWLAPQPNNVAGKGVIEKPGETENMIWQTRKAEPTQYENDFGNALEQVFEAGAVELHEVVAGLNGVGFRTPEGAQWSEERLAAELRLLAE; encoded by the coding sequence ATGAAAGAAGCCGTCGTGAACTTCAATCCTTTCCTGAAGCCGTGGCTCGCGCCGCAGCCGAACAACGTCGCCGGCAAGGGCGTGATCGAAAAGCCGGGCGAGACCGAGAACATGATCTGGCAGACGCGCAAGGCGGAGCCGACGCAATACGAAAACGACTTCGGCAACGCGCTGGAACAGGTGTTCGAAGCAGGTGCCGTCGAGTTGCATGAAGTGGTGGCGGGCCTGAACGGCGTCGGTTTCCGCACGCCGGAAGGCGCGCAGTGGAGCGAAGAGCGTCTCGCCGCGGAGCTGCGGCTGCTCGCGGAATAA
- a CDS encoding alpha/beta fold hydrolase, whose amino-acid sequence MSAALPVTADRNATLETRLSHFPAQRISIAPQRAMGYRAAGAGHADALPLVLLHGIGSGAASWVQQFETLGTTRRVFAWDAPGYGESTPVVSASPEANEYASALNAWLDALDIERCVLVGHSLGAIIAGSFAASHAERVAGLLLISPAAGYGAASEEVRASKRDSRLAMLAELGPQGLAEKRSANMLSPHADDASREWVRWNMSRILPNGYAQATHLLANADLASDVAKINGSIAVAVGAEDSITPPSSCERIAQAARTRLQIIPRAGHAGYIEAGNEYTALIDAFCRASDGQWSKA is encoded by the coding sequence ATGTCCGCAGCCTTGCCCGTCACCGCCGATCGAAACGCCACGCTGGAAACGCGCCTCTCGCACTTCCCGGCACAGCGGATCTCGATTGCGCCGCAACGCGCGATGGGTTATCGCGCAGCGGGCGCCGGCCATGCCGATGCGTTGCCGCTCGTGCTGTTGCACGGCATTGGATCGGGCGCGGCTTCGTGGGTGCAACAGTTCGAAACGCTCGGCACGACACGCCGCGTGTTCGCGTGGGACGCGCCGGGCTACGGCGAATCGACGCCAGTCGTGTCGGCATCGCCTGAAGCAAATGAATATGCGAGCGCGCTCAACGCATGGCTCGACGCGCTCGACATAGAACGTTGCGTACTGGTCGGTCATTCGCTCGGCGCGATCATCGCGGGTTCGTTCGCAGCGTCGCATGCGGAACGTGTTGCCGGTCTGTTGCTGATTTCGCCCGCAGCAGGCTACGGCGCGGCGTCCGAAGAAGTGCGCGCATCGAAACGCGACAGCCGCCTCGCGATGCTTGCCGAACTCGGCCCGCAAGGACTCGCGGAAAAACGCAGCGCCAACATGCTCTCGCCGCACGCCGACGACGCATCGCGCGAGTGGGTTCGCTGGAACATGTCGCGCATCCTGCCGAACGGTTACGCGCAGGCGACGCATCTGCTCGCCAACGCGGACCTCGCCAGCGATGTCGCGAAGATCAACGGCAGTATCGCCGTCGCGGTCGGCGCGGAAGACTCGATCACGCCGCCGTCGTCATGCGAGCGGATCGCACAGGCGGCGCGTACGCGTTTGCAGATCATCCCGCGCGCGGGTCACGCGGGCTATATCGAAGCGGGCAATGAATACACCGCGCTCATCGACGCATTCTGCCGCGCGAGCGACGGCCAATGGAGTAAAGCATGA
- a CDS encoding porin gives MKRIIAAGVAGLVVTSTAWAQSSVTLYGSLDAGIAYVSNVGGHTKWMEEQGNMQPDRWGLRGVEDLGGGLHTIFQLENGFYTNTGNFAKAGTLFNRQAYVGISSDQFGQITLGHQTPFNFDMLGPLSTGYLAASWFAFHPGNIDELADTGVVPFDNSVKFKSVSYAGFTVGAMMGLGNTTNFSTGKTMSFGVNYANGPFKAAAVYSNEHNRTPSIITTGINTFQGVPAATYSADKVENMGAGLSYQLGKLLVHALYTRVKLQSNGFSDTYQSWDAGANYQFTPANTLAGGAATTTLSGRRWTQFEIGDIYALSKRTQVYVNVLYEHANDNANAAFFTAGVSGGRNQAIVLTGIHHSF, from the coding sequence GTGAAACGCATCATTGCTGCCGGCGTGGCAGGACTTGTGGTGACATCGACGGCATGGGCGCAAAGCAGCGTCACGCTGTACGGCAGCCTCGATGCCGGCATTGCTTACGTGAGCAACGTCGGCGGGCATACGAAGTGGATGGAAGAACAGGGCAACATGCAGCCGGACCGCTGGGGCCTGCGCGGCGTCGAAGACCTGGGCGGCGGTCTGCACACGATCTTCCAGCTGGAAAACGGCTTCTATACGAACACCGGCAACTTCGCGAAAGCGGGCACGCTGTTCAACCGGCAGGCTTACGTGGGCATCAGTTCCGACCAGTTCGGGCAGATCACGCTCGGCCATCAGACGCCGTTCAACTTCGACATGCTCGGCCCGCTCAGCACCGGGTATCTCGCGGCAAGCTGGTTTGCCTTCCACCCCGGCAACATCGACGAACTGGCTGACACGGGCGTCGTACCGTTCGACAACTCGGTGAAGTTCAAGTCAGTCAGCTACGCGGGCTTCACAGTCGGCGCGATGATGGGCCTCGGCAATACGACGAACTTCTCGACGGGCAAGACGATGAGTTTCGGCGTGAACTATGCGAACGGCCCATTCAAGGCGGCGGCTGTCTACTCGAACGAGCACAACCGCACGCCTTCGATCATCACGACGGGCATCAACACGTTCCAGGGCGTGCCGGCCGCAACCTACTCCGCCGACAAGGTCGAGAACATGGGCGCGGGCCTGTCGTATCAGCTCGGCAAGCTGCTCGTGCATGCGCTGTACACACGCGTGAAGTTGCAGTCGAACGGATTCTCGGACACGTATCAGAGCTGGGACGCGGGCGCGAACTATCAGTTCACGCCGGCCAACACGCTCGCGGGCGGCGCCGCGACGACGACGCTGTCGGGCCGACGCTGGACGCAGTTCGAAATCGGCGATATCTATGCGCTGTCCAAGCGCACGCAGGTCTATGTGAACGTGCTCTACGAGCATGCAAACGACAATGCGAACGCTGCGTTCTTCACGGCGGGTGTGTCGGGCGGCCGCAATCAGGCGATCGTGCTGACGGGTATTCATCACTCGTTCTGA
- a CDS encoding aromatic ring-hydroxylating oxygenase subunit alpha, which yields MTSLNTTSPAADPIQAYLDRGIKNYWYPVSPSWQVGNAPIGLTRLSEQIVLWRDQDGKVHALEDRCPHRGARLSLGWNLGNRVACWYHGIEVDGSGTVQAVPAVSACPLEGQKCVKSYPVEEHAGAIFLWFGDDAHKEPTPLALPEELVGAEYSQFLCVSNWKCNYQYAIDNVMDPMHGAYLHATSHSMAEGDKQADMRVRKTETGLMFEKVGQRDVNFDWVELGETGCLWMRLAIPYKKKFGPGGSFGIVGFAVPVDNDNCQVYFWRTRKVSGWQRDAWRFLYRNRLEGLHWAVLEQDRYVLESLAPNARAHEFLYQHDVGMTRVRRMLRQRAQQHFADLEALNAKQAEAGAQASTGHAHA from the coding sequence ATGACGTCCCTCAATACAACGAGCCCCGCAGCCGATCCGATTCAGGCTTATCTCGACCGCGGCATCAAGAACTACTGGTATCCCGTCTCGCCGAGCTGGCAGGTAGGCAATGCGCCCATCGGCCTCACGCGACTCAGCGAGCAGATCGTGCTGTGGCGCGATCAGGACGGCAAAGTCCACGCGCTCGAAGACCGCTGCCCGCATCGCGGCGCGCGCCTGTCGCTCGGCTGGAATCTCGGCAATCGCGTCGCGTGCTGGTATCACGGCATCGAAGTAGACGGCTCGGGCACCGTGCAGGCCGTGCCTGCCGTGTCGGCCTGTCCGCTCGAAGGACAGAAGTGCGTGAAGTCGTATCCCGTCGAGGAACATGCGGGCGCGATCTTCCTGTGGTTCGGCGACGACGCGCACAAGGAGCCGACGCCGCTCGCACTGCCCGAAGAACTGGTCGGCGCGGAGTACTCGCAGTTCCTGTGCGTATCGAACTGGAAGTGCAACTATCAATACGCGATCGACAACGTGATGGACCCGATGCACGGCGCATACCTGCACGCGACGTCGCATTCGATGGCCGAAGGCGACAAGCAGGCCGACATGCGCGTGCGTAAAACCGAGACTGGCCTCATGTTCGAGAAGGTCGGTCAGCGCGACGTGAATTTCGACTGGGTCGAACTCGGCGAAACGGGTTGCCTGTGGATGCGTCTCGCGATTCCCTATAAGAAGAAGTTCGGCCCTGGCGGCAGCTTCGGCATCGTCGGCTTTGCGGTGCCCGTCGATAACGACAACTGCCAGGTCTACTTCTGGCGCACTCGCAAGGTGAGCGGCTGGCAGCGCGACGCATGGCGCTTCCTGTATCGCAATCGTCTTGAAGGGCTGCACTGGGCGGTGCTCGAACAAGACCGCTATGTGCTCGAAAGCCTCGCGCCGAACGCGCGCGCTCACGAATTCCTCTATCAGCACGATGTCGGCATGACGCGCGTGCGCCGCATGCTGCGTCAACGCGCGCAACAGCATTTCGCGGACCTCGAAGCGCTCAACGCGAAGCAGGCAGAAGCGGGCGCGCAAGCGTCGACGGGGCACGCTCATGCGTGA
- a CDS encoding IclR family transcriptional regulator, whose amino-acid sequence MARENTTGVGHRAAGAQAARASADDDTARSTEIAESTEEEAGGGSTYLVPGLERGLRILAEFSAREPVLGAPELSKRIGIPRTTTFRLLQTLEALGFLERANGDRHFRLGVAVLRLGFEYLSSLELTDFGTPILERLRDQTGLSTHLLIRDERDVVFVAKAQTHDPMFSSVKVHVGTRLPAHATVHGQVLMGDLSLMQLRQLYPEQQLERFTDRTPATVDELYERIRETAAQGYAISEASFERGISVVSAPVRDQTGKIVAAMTTTVPRSDIGDDDRAPLVAKVCGAALDLSARLNYRPSADDPTLAQTRR is encoded by the coding sequence ATGGCAAGAGAAAACACGACAGGAGTGGGACACCGGGCTGCGGGAGCTCAGGCGGCGCGCGCATCGGCCGACGACGACACCGCGCGCAGCACGGAAATCGCGGAATCCACCGAAGAGGAAGCCGGCGGCGGCTCGACGTATCTCGTCCCCGGCCTCGAACGCGGCTTGCGCATTCTTGCCGAGTTCTCGGCGCGCGAACCCGTGCTCGGTGCGCCCGAGTTGTCCAAGCGCATCGGCATCCCGCGCACGACCACATTCCGTTTGCTGCAAACGCTCGAAGCACTCGGTTTTCTCGAACGCGCGAATGGCGACCGGCATTTTCGTCTCGGCGTCGCGGTGCTGCGCCTTGGCTTCGAGTATCTGAGTTCGCTGGAATTGACCGACTTCGGTACGCCGATCCTCGAACGGCTGCGCGATCAAACGGGTTTGAGCACGCATCTGCTGATACGCGACGAGCGCGACGTCGTGTTCGTCGCGAAGGCGCAGACGCATGATCCGATGTTCAGTTCGGTGAAGGTGCATGTCGGCACGCGGCTCCCCGCGCACGCGACTGTCCACGGCCAGGTGCTGATGGGCGATCTCTCGTTGATGCAGTTGCGCCAGCTTTATCCCGAGCAGCAACTCGAACGCTTCACCGACCGCACGCCCGCCACCGTCGACGAACTGTACGAACGAATCCGCGAAACGGCCGCGCAGGGCTATGCGATCAGCGAGGCATCGTTCGAGCGCGGCATATCCGTGGTCAGCGCGCCCGTGCGCGATCAGACAGGCAAGATCGTCGCAGCGATGACGACGACAGTGCCGCGTTCCGACATCGGTGACGATGATCGCGCGCCGCTCGTCGCGAAGGTGTGCGGCGCGGCGCTCGATCTGTCGGCGCGTCTGAACTATCGTCCGTCCGCCGACGATCCGACGCTCGCGCAAACGCGTCGCTAG
- a CDS encoding SDR family oxidoreductase has product MIQIDLTGQVAVVTGGSSGIGLATAELFLRAGASVAICGRDADRLASAEASLRAQFPQAQLLAARCNVLDANEVTKFANAVQQRFGRVDMLVNNAGQGRVSTFADTSDEAWREELDLKYFSVIRPTRAFLPMLTQAAQQGNGSIVCVNSLLALQPEPHMVATSSARAGVQNLIKSLAVELAPQRIRVNSILIGIVESGQWRRRYQTQAKPGQSWEDWTGELARTKNIPLGRFGRPEEAAQALFYLATPLSSYTTGSHIDVSGGVARHV; this is encoded by the coding sequence ATGATTCAAATCGATCTCACAGGACAGGTTGCAGTGGTGACGGGCGGCTCGTCCGGCATCGGCCTCGCAACGGCCGAACTCTTTCTGCGCGCGGGCGCATCGGTGGCGATCTGCGGTCGCGACGCCGATCGGCTCGCGAGCGCCGAAGCTTCGCTGCGCGCCCAGTTTCCGCAAGCGCAATTGCTCGCCGCGCGCTGCAACGTGCTTGATGCTAACGAAGTCACGAAGTTCGCAAACGCTGTACAGCAACGCTTCGGCCGCGTCGACATGCTTGTGAACAACGCAGGCCAGGGCCGCGTATCGACCTTCGCCGATACCAGCGACGAAGCGTGGCGCGAAGAACTGGACCTCAAGTACTTCAGTGTCATCCGACCGACCCGTGCGTTTCTGCCGATGCTCACGCAAGCCGCGCAGCAAGGCAACGGCTCGATCGTCTGCGTGAATTCGCTGCTCGCACTGCAGCCGGAGCCGCATATGGTCGCGACCTCGTCGGCGCGCGCGGGCGTGCAGAACCTGATCAAGTCGCTGGCCGTCGAACTCGCGCCGCAGCGCATTCGCGTGAACTCGATTCTGATCGGCATCGTCGAGTCGGGCCAATGGCGCCGCCGCTATCAGACGCAGGCAAAGCCGGGTCAAAGCTGGGAAGACTGGACCGGCGAACTCGCGCGCACGAAGAACATTCCGCTCGGCCGTTTCGGCCGTCCTGAAGAGGCCGCACAAGCGCTCTTTTATCTCGCTACACCCCTGTCGTCGTACACGACGGGAAGCCATATCGATGTTTCCGGAGGCGTTGCACGTCATGTCTAA
- a CDS encoding IclR family transcriptional regulator, which produces MTPELTGTAPEAEDDRNDANYRVPGLERGLRILTEFSPREPVLGAPELSKRLGIPRTTVFRLLQTLESLGFLERADRDRNYRLGVAVLRLGFEYLSSLELTDLGLPLIEGLRDATGLTTHIVIRDGRDVVFVAKAQSHAPVFSSVKVNVGTRLPAHATTHGHVLMGDLSLDELRALYPEKTLERFTKHTPATVDELYERVKDDAVRGFAISESSFENGISVISAPVRNDTGRIAAVITTTIPRPQIDATLLDGGLIDKVRSAAEQLSLRLNYRPSAESRYMKALGL; this is translated from the coding sequence ATGACCCCCGAATTGACGGGCACTGCGCCTGAAGCAGAAGACGACCGCAACGACGCGAACTACCGCGTGCCCGGTCTCGAACGTGGCTTGCGCATTCTCACGGAGTTTTCGCCGCGCGAGCCGGTGCTCGGCGCGCCCGAGTTGTCGAAGCGCCTCGGCATTCCCCGCACGACGGTGTTCCGTCTGCTGCAGACGCTCGAATCGCTCGGCTTTCTGGAGCGCGCGGATCGCGACCGCAACTATCGGCTGGGCGTCGCGGTGCTGCGCCTCGGCTTCGAATATCTCAGCTCGCTCGAACTCACCGATCTCGGCTTGCCGTTGATCGAAGGCTTGCGCGATGCAACGGGCCTGACCACGCACATCGTGATCCGCGATGGCCGCGACGTGGTGTTCGTCGCGAAGGCGCAGAGCCACGCGCCCGTGTTCAGCTCGGTGAAGGTGAACGTCGGCACGCGGCTACCCGCGCATGCGACGACGCATGGTCATGTGCTGATGGGCGATCTCTCGCTCGACGAACTGCGCGCGCTGTATCCGGAGAAGACGCTTGAACGTTTCACGAAACACACGCCCGCCACCGTCGACGAACTGTACGAGCGCGTGAAGGACGACGCGGTGCGCGGTTTCGCAATCAGCGAATCGTCCTTTGAAAACGGCATATCCGTGATCAGCGCGCCCGTGCGCAACGACACGGGCCGCATCGCCGCTGTCATCACCACGACGATTCCGCGTCCGCAGATCGACGCGACGCTGCTCGATGGCGGCCTGATCGACAAGGTGCGCAGCGCGGCGGAGCAACTGTCGCTGCGGCTGAACTATCGGCCGTCGGCGGAAAGCAGGTACATGAAGGCATTGGGGCTCTGA
- a CDS encoding non-heme iron oxygenase ferredoxin subunit has protein sequence MSEQWLCAGHAGALSEDAPVEFKLGDGKEIGIYKVGDEVYALENVCPHAYALLTQGFVDGDTVECPLHEAVFHIPTGKCLKEPGGRDLKVYAVRLAGEEIQIKVE, from the coding sequence ATGAGTGAACAGTGGCTTTGCGCCGGACACGCCGGCGCGCTATCCGAAGACGCGCCCGTCGAGTTCAAGCTCGGCGACGGCAAGGAAATCGGCATCTACAAGGTGGGCGATGAGGTCTACGCGCTCGAGAACGTCTGCCCGCATGCGTATGCGCTGCTGACGCAAGGCTTCGTCGACGGCGACACGGTCGAATGTCCGTTGCACGAAGCTGTTTTTCATATCCCGACGGGCAAGTGTCTGAAAGAGCCGGGCGGCCGCGACCTGAAGGTGTACGCGGTGCGCCTCGCGGGTGAAGAAATCCAGATCAAGGTGGAATGA
- a CDS encoding cupin domain-containing protein — protein sequence MADADLERKSWDQPADASFEQWMDTRVARFETRRYDWDALKFQADYDPKYRRAQMRYVGTGGTGVAKDMNTVPAGNFTFSTMVIPAGNIGPSHIHTDVEEIFFVLRGKMKVICERDGQTWEAVLGERDLISVPPGVYRTEINIGEEDALMCVMLGSSKPITPTYPPDSPLAKIKRDLAK from the coding sequence ATGGCCGACGCCGATCTCGAACGCAAATCGTGGGATCAACCCGCCGACGCAAGTTTCGAACAATGGATGGACACGCGCGTCGCGCGGTTCGAAACGCGCCGCTACGACTGGGACGCGCTGAAGTTCCAGGCTGACTACGACCCGAAGTACCGCCGCGCGCAGATGCGCTATGTCGGCACGGGCGGCACGGGTGTCGCCAAAGACATGAACACGGTGCCCGCCGGCAACTTCACGTTTTCGACGATGGTGATTCCCGCCGGCAACATCGGGCCGAGCCACATTCATACCGACGTCGAAGAAATCTTCTTCGTGCTGCGCGGCAAGATGAAAGTGATCTGCGAGCGCGACGGCCAAACGTGGGAGGCCGTGCTCGGCGAACGCGATCTGATTTCGGTTCCGCCCGGCGTGTATCGCACGGAAATCAACATCGGCGAAGAAGATGCGCTGATGTGCGTGATGCTCGGTTCGTCGAAGCCGATCACGCCGACGTATCCGCCCGATTCGCCGCTCGCGAAGATCAAGCGCGATCTCGCGAAGTAA
- the tssE gene encoding type VI secretion system baseplate subunit TssE gives MVTGHFANGAAVDEFDAQTQTFLSVQDNIHRILNSRRDGLVHLPDYGLADLSEIYRHLPASAHKLRREIELTLLKYEPRLARIDITIDETEAGMLLSFTMSCHLHKQGLVRFGTHFTPDGRTRLKMLNRDIDRY, from the coding sequence ATGGTGACCGGGCACTTTGCGAACGGCGCGGCCGTCGACGAGTTCGACGCCCAGACACAGACGTTTCTGTCCGTGCAGGACAACATACATCGCATTCTGAACAGTCGCCGCGACGGACTCGTGCATCTGCCGGACTACGGTCTCGCGGATCTATCGGAGATCTACCGGCATTTGCCGGCGTCGGCGCACAAACTCCGCCGCGAGATCGAGCTGACGCTGCTCAAATATGAACCGCGTCTGGCACGCATCGATATCACGATCGACGAGACCGAGGCAGGCATGCTGCTGAGTTTCACGATGTCGTGCCATCTTCACAAGCAAGGGCTCGTGCGATTCGGCACGCACTTCACGCCGGACGGGCGTACCCGGCTGAAGATGTTGAACCGGGATATCGACCGGTATTGA
- a CDS encoding SDR family oxidoreductase, producing MRDVTVSGLSGRRVVVTGGARGLGAAFIEALAKADAHVVFGDVLEAEGRALAEKLGAHAHFIPLDLASPDSIDAFVAQAAQKMGGIDALINNAAITNSGGRFAEELTAQTWDAVMNVNVRGTWLMCTAALPHLRDSKRGAIVNIASDTAMWGAPKLLAYVASKGAVIAMTRSLAREFGAHGITVNAIAPGLTEVEATAYVPPERHEYYLKGRALNRAQVPDDVTGPVLFLLTDAARFVTGQLLPVNGGFVMN from the coding sequence ATGCGTGATGTCACGGTCTCCGGCCTGAGCGGACGGCGTGTCGTCGTGACAGGCGGCGCGCGTGGGCTTGGCGCAGCGTTCATCGAAGCGCTTGCCAAAGCAGACGCGCATGTCGTGTTCGGCGATGTGCTCGAAGCGGAAGGTCGCGCGCTCGCGGAGAAGCTCGGCGCGCACGCGCATTTCATTCCGCTCGATCTCGCGAGTCCCGACAGCATCGATGCGTTCGTCGCGCAGGCCGCGCAGAAGATGGGCGGTATCGACGCGCTGATCAACAACGCCGCCATCACCAACTCAGGCGGACGCTTCGCAGAAGAGCTGACCGCGCAAACGTGGGACGCCGTGATGAACGTCAACGTGCGCGGCACGTGGCTGATGTGTACGGCAGCGCTGCCGCATCTGCGCGACTCGAAGCGCGGCGCGATCGTGAATATCGCTTCGGACACGGCGATGTGGGGCGCGCCGAAGCTGCTCGCGTACGTTGCGAGCAAGGGCGCGGTCATCGCAATGACGCGTTCACTCGCACGCGAATTCGGCGCGCACGGCATCACGGTGAATGCGATCGCACCCGGCCTCACGGAAGTCGAAGCGACGGCCTACGTGCCACCCGAACGCCACGAGTACTACCTGAAAGGCCGCGCGTTGAACCGCGCGCAAGTGCCCGACGACGTAACGGGCCCCGTGCTTTTCCTGCTGACGGATGCCGCCCGCTTCGTGACGGGCCAGTTGCTGCCCGTGAACGGCGGCTTCGTGATGAATTGA